The following nucleotide sequence is from Mangifera indica cultivar Alphonso chromosome 1, CATAS_Mindica_2.1, whole genome shotgun sequence.
GTGATATTGCTGCACTTATTTGTTTTGAGGCAGTGTAAATATAGCTAACGAGAGGCATTTTCTTGATAAACCATTCTCCCAAGCTAAGAACAGAAGCTCCCAACCATGAGGACATGAAGACACCAACCACGAAGATGAAAGTTATAGATGTCATGAATCCAAGACCTGCAAATtaattagttataaaaagtgtaacAAAATATTACTTCATAAAATGTAGTTAGGCAGGGAAAGTGAAATTCAGAAACTAAAATCAAAGAAGCAGAAAAGATAATATACCAACCAAAGACATTGATGCCAAGATGAGTATATGTTGGGGAGAAGACTCCATCCACAAAATGAATAAACCACCAAGTGGTATAGAATGTGATAGCTATAGGAAACAAGATGACACTGCAGAAAAATACCAATCACTTGTCACTAAACAAACACAATAAAATGGGGTAGATATAGTTCACAACATTTTGGTAGAAaatggaagataaataaggtgAAGAATGATAAATCacaattagttttaattatacataaagtTTACCATTGCTACTTTTTCTTGGGGCAGCAGTAAGAAAACTGTGGAATTTAGTCCAAAGAAGTGCCTTTCAAGTTTCAGTTTCAATAAACATTTTACCATCAGCATACAAGAGGCAGAAATCTTAAATTGGTGTTGTCCATGGCCTGAATATTACTCAAATTTCACAAGTCCCCGTAAGGGGAACCTTGCTGCTATTGTGATCCTCTTATGGCAGCTAGGCCCAGCAGAATTCCAGTGACTAGCTTGGTGGACTAATGTTAAAGTGGAAGTGCAGCATGGTTTAGAGCATTAAGCAGTTTCATGTCTATCCTTCAATTAATAGCTCACTTTGGTCATTAACAAAAATGTTTGTCTATGcaactaaaaatgaaataaatccgCAGGGCTCAGCGAGGAAGAGGAAGCAGAGGCTAAGCGTCACTTTACTTATCTAACAaacatgtaaaattatttatgagGAGAACCTCAAATCCGTTGTAGTCTAGTCGGTTAGGATATTCGGCTCTCACCCGAAAGACCCGGGTTCGATTCCCGGCAACGGAATATTTTTCTGCTTTCCATCTATTGTTTTTCGTTTGTTTCTGCATCACTTCATCTATTATAtttctctctttgttttctGAACTGAATCCCTTCACCATTCATCAGTTCACCTATTATTTTTTGTACCgtaaattaattatattcacCCTTTTGTATCATGCGtccatatattaattttctattgtACATTTTGCAGAATAAAAAGAAGGAAACATTTATCAACAATGACTGACCATCCCGTCATGAACTTTTTTGAGGCCCAACTACGGATAACTTTGGAGAATGCCTGCACAGGTATGCAAAATAAAACGCTTCTCAAACTTTCCAACTGATAAAATTATTCGAAAGGCAAGTAAAAACTCATAATTCCACAAGCAAATCATTGACATTGATCGCCTCCTTCAGCATTCCTTACCCAAGAATTTCATGAGGCTAAAAGCATTTACCACACATTTATTAGTGCATGCTGTAATTACCTAGAAGCTAAAGTACCTCGTCTCTTCACAGTTGAAAATATCGCTTGCAAAGTATTTTGAGTGATGAAAATAGACGATCAAAATTATCTTTgcttattcaatttaaaaaacggAGGTAACACAGAGACTTTGATAAAGAGATCACCTCTTTCCCCGTAGAAGCTTGATGAGATAAAGAAGCGGCGGCTGATGAAACAGAGTCTCCATTATCAACAACAACCGTCATTGGAATCAGTCGTTCGAGATCTCTCGTTCCCatactctttctttctttctctcgcCTGCTGCAAGAAGAAACTAATTCTTCGTTGATCGAGATGAATCACTACTTCTCGATCTGTCTCGGTAACGTATCACAACCAACCTATTTACGTAATGCAATCTCTCCTTTAATTACAATTTAAGCCCAAaagaatgaaatattagaaCATGGTGACAGTGATGAAAGATTTTAGCTTGGAATTAGTTACatgcaaaatcataaataagtggccaaaagactatttcccacccaagttttgacggaaaaacaaatatatatcagtgagattttaaaaaactcaaacactagtttttaagttaatttctattaaaaattttgattagacgtaaagataaaattattattttattatttattaagtctaATTCATTTATGATAGGTTATTCCGATCtgatttattttaactaattgCTATTGATAGTTGATGTGAGAGTTATTGATAGTTTGACTTTTATTTAAAGTCCAAACGATCTCCTCAAAAtagaatttatgttatttttataaaaagaagaaaagtcttCCTCTCCACCCAACATAAAGCTCTTGTCTCTCATCAAAATGTATTATGTGAAGCAAATTAGGTCGTAGAAATGACTAATGTCAACATCTTGTGTTGTACTTCATCAGAACACAAATCTAGATacgtaaatttattatttataaaatttcacagaatttattttagatataattgTTCCCAACAACTAAGGCTGAATTCGAAACAAGCTTGTTcgggctcgaaacgagctttgctTGAATGAGCCCGAGCCTGAGCTTGCCTTGAACGACCCGAGTACGAAcatgagtttgaattttaagcaaaaaataaacACGAGCCAGAATCTGAACACCGGTTAAGCGAGCTGActcactcaaatgaaaaaatatttaacttggAGTAAACGacataatttgttttttgaaatacGAGCCTGAAACCAAGCTATTAAACCTAAAATGTGAGCCAAAACGAACTCGAGCTTGAACACACAAACCTGAGCTAAGTACAAGCAGAGTTcgaatattaaaattatgaaatgagtCAAACACGAACATATGTTTAGCGAGCTCGACGAGCCTAAGCCAGAGCTTGGACTCATTGAAAACAAGCTAAAAACGAGCTGGCTCTGTTTGGGCTCAGCTCGACTCATATCCAGCCGTACAAACAatattaaaccttaaaaccttACCAAAATTATATCACTTTCTTCTCTAAcatagaaaactaataattcctgctagaattaaattttaaaaaatttattttttgctctaagatttcaaaaccttttttctattttctgatgaCTAGCTCTAGCTGAGCCATCCTCTTCCTCAACGGCGATGGTGGCTTCCACTCCTTCTGACTGATGTAGTATAAAAATTCtgtagttattattttaattaagttccTTTTACGGTATTAGAGTACAttgtcaacttttttttttttttcagattattaatcaataataaaataatagtattaattaattttgccTCAAATGGTAATCCACCTTTTACACTGGCGGATCattttgactttttcttttaaatttttcagtCATGTTATTGTTAACAAAACGGCAGTTTCTTGGAAATTCAGCAGAAAATCCACTAAATTATTTAAGCCATTCAATTCAACGATCAAAATCTCATCTCCAATCAACAGTTTTATCaaatcaaagtatttcatacatTATTTAGGAAAtagtgtttaagttttgaagGTGCGTGAAGAAATGATAACTCGTTCTAAACTCGTGGAGCAACTCAGAGACTACCAGATCCGATCTCAACACAAGTGTCCAGCTCTCACTGTCTTCTCTCCTAAACCTCTTCTCTCAACATGGTAACTCTCTGCATatctaattttgtattaattataaatttaggtTGATTTATTAGTTAAGCATTTAGGtatccaaatttattttcttctttattt
It contains:
- the LOC123194845 gene encoding protein LIKE COV 3-like, which encodes MGTRDLERLIPMTVVVDNGDSVSSAAASLSHQASTGKEAFSKVIRSWASKKFMTGCVILFPIAITFYTTWWFIHFVDGVFSPTYTHLGINVFGLGFMTSITFIFVVGVFMSSWLGASVLSLGEWFIKKMPLVSYIYTASKQISAAISPDQNSQAFKEVAIVRHPRIGEYAIGFITSTLILHGSSGAEELCCVFVPTNHLYIGDIVLISSNDILRPNLSVREAVEIVISGGMSIPQVLTTLDAQAVRPAGFRKYAVPQV